A genomic region of Persephonella marina EX-H1 contains the following coding sequences:
- a CDS encoding ExbD/TolR family protein — protein MRLIDEDDKEISEINMTPFVDIILVVLIIFMATATFIVEGKIPLNLPKAETGEPKEIKVKRIEITILKTGELFINDKKINPDLLEEKLKQLKGKDTVVVLRADQSIEFQKVVSIIDTCRKVGLEKYMIETKRMD, from the coding sequence ATGAGACTTATAGATGAGGATGACAAAGAGATATCAGAAATAAATATGACGCCTTTTGTTGATATTATTCTAGTTGTCCTGATTATATTCATGGCAACAGCAACATTCATAGTAGAAGGAAAGATACCTTTAAACCTTCCAAAAGCTGAGACTGGAGAGCCAAAAGAGATAAAGGTAAAAAGAATTGAGATCACCATTCTTAAAACAGGTGAGCTCTTCATAAACGATAAAAAGATAAACCCTGATCTTTTAGAGGAAAAACTTAAACAGCTTAAAGGAAAAGATACTGTTGTTGTTCTCAGGGCAGATCAGAGTATTGAATTTCAGAAAGTAGTGTCTATTATAGATACCTGTCGTAAGGTAGGACTTGAGAAATATATGATTGAAACAAAAAGAATGGATTAA
- a CDS encoding energy transducer TonB gives MKQKEWIKVIKTEKINKYFLIGLVVSVLLHMSVFAVLISIERKKEKEEEKPIYVYLSEFKEEKKKAPQSEKKIPKKSEKPKPKPKVKKKVVKKPVKKPEKKVVKKKIRKEVIKPVKKPEKIVEKEPEKIEKKALPDIVYQEDELLEEIDQIVFEEDIPEFSPKEEEVLDLSKLEGKEEIFQPGKEEKVEEEVSDEDILAYIKELEMYLNNLARKRDLYPPLAKRLRIEGSLIIRFTILSDGSVDNDSIKIISSSGYNVLDKGARKLIEKYVPEFARKYGKKPPKGDLTIELPVTFEIIGW, from the coding sequence TTGAAACAAAAAGAATGGATTAAGGTGATAAAAACGGAAAAGATTAATAAGTATTTTCTCATAGGTTTGGTAGTTTCTGTTCTTCTCCATATGTCCGTTTTTGCGGTTCTCATATCAATTGAGAGAAAAAAGGAAAAAGAAGAGGAAAAACCTATTTACGTTTATCTGTCAGAATTTAAGGAAGAAAAGAAGAAAGCCCCCCAGTCAGAAAAGAAAATACCAAAAAAATCAGAAAAGCCAAAACCTAAACCAAAAGTAAAGAAAAAGGTTGTTAAAAAACCTGTAAAAAAACCTGAGAAAAAGGTAGTAAAAAAGAAGATCAGAAAGGAAGTGATAAAACCTGTAAAAAAGCCTGAAAAGATTGTTGAAAAAGAGCCTGAAAAGATTGAGAAAAAAGCTTTACCTGACATAGTTTACCAGGAAGATGAGCTTTTAGAGGAGATTGACCAGATCGTTTTTGAGGAGGATATTCCTGAGTTTTCCCCTAAGGAAGAGGAAGTTCTTGATCTGTCAAAGCTTGAAGGAAAGGAAGAGATATTCCAGCCCGGAAAAGAGGAAAAGGTTGAGGAAGAAGTATCCGATGAGGATATACTTGCTTACATAAAAGAGCTTGAGATGTATCTTAACAATCTTGCAAGAAAAAGAGATCTTTATCCACCGCTTGCTAAAAGGTTGAGGATAGAAGGAAGTCTTATAATAAGGTTTACCATACTATCAGATGGATCTGTTGATAATGATAGCATCAAAATAATATCCAGTAGCGGGTATAACGTACTTGATAAAGGGGCGAGGAAGCTTATAGAGAAGTATGTACCTGAGTTTGCAAGAAAGTATGGGAAAAAACCGCCGAAAGGAGATTTAACGATAGAACTACCTGTAACTTTTGAGATAATAGGCTGGTGA
- the rnhA gene encoding ribonuclease HI encodes MKKVEIFTDGSSLGNPGAGGWCAILRYNKHEKMIKGGKENTTNNEMEIKAVLEALKILKEPCEIDLYSDSEYVVKAMKEWIHNWAKNNWKTSKKKDVAHKDMWQEIYRLMQIHRINPIWVKAHAGHRENEICDRIAKKEAEKFRR; translated from the coding sequence ATGAAAAAGGTTGAGATATTTACGGACGGCTCATCACTTGGTAATCCAGGAGCTGGAGGGTGGTGTGCCATCCTCAGATACAACAAACACGAGAAGATGATAAAGGGTGGGAAAGAGAACACAACAAATAATGAGATGGAGATAAAAGCTGTTCTTGAAGCATTAAAAATACTTAAAGAGCCTTGTGAGATTGATCTTTACTCAGATTCGGAATATGTTGTTAAAGCTATGAAGGAATGGATACACAACTGGGCGAAGAACAACTGGAAAACATCAAAGAAAAAGGATGTTGCCCATAAGGATATGTGGCAGGAGATATACAGACTCATGCAGATACACAGGATAAACCCCATATGGGTTAAAGCCCACGCAGGTCACAGAGAGAATGAGATCTGTGACAGGATAGCAAAGAAAGAGGCAGAAAAATTCAGAAGGTAG